In a single window of the Gossypium hirsutum isolate 1008001.06 chromosome A13, Gossypium_hirsutum_v2.1, whole genome shotgun sequence genome:
- the LOC107893130 gene encoding WUSCHEL-related homeobox 11, producing MEDNGPDHNSPSHVSERSEPVRSRWTPKPEQILILESIFNSGMVNPSKDETVRIRKLLEKFGSVGDANVFYWFQNRRSRSRRRQRQLQASLAAGSEQRNNNPQAQAVYGGGAIQYDSSGAAAAAAMGFAPPPFHVGSSSSCGVMGDDGFENLLSMSAQMGFQELRQSSSVSETSNLHYQTGFITVFINGVPTEVPRGPLDVKAMFGEDVDLVHSSGVPIPINEFGFLLQTLQHGESYFLVSRVT from the exons ATGGAAGATAATGGTCCCGACCATAATAGTCCGAGCCATGTTTCCGAAAGAAGTGAACCAGTGAGATCAAGGTGGACGCCAAAACCAGAACAAATCCTCATACTTGAGTCCATCTTCAATAGTGGCATGGTCAACCCTTCAAAAGATGAAACTGTGAGAATTAGAAAGCTGCTTGAGAAATTTGGTTCCGTTGGGGATGCTAATGTCTTCTACTGGTTCCAAAACCGGCGTTCTAGGTCTCGCCGCCGTCAACGCCAGCTGCAAGCCAGCCTCGCAGCAGGTTCAGAACAAAGGAATAACAACCCCCAAGCTCAAGCAGTATACGGTGGCGGTGCAATTCAGTATGACAGCAGTGGTGCGGCGGCTGCTGCCGCCATGGGGTTTGCACCGCCACCTTTCCACGTCGGTTCCTCTTCTTCTTGCGGTGTTATGGGGGATGATGGGTTCGAGAATCTGCTTTCAATGTCTGCTCAAATGGGATTTCAAGAACTTAGGCAAAGCTCAAGTGTTTCAGAAACTTCAAATTTGCACTATCAAACTG gattcATCACAGTGTTCATCAATGGAGTTCCAACAGAAGTTCCAAGGGGACCCCTTGATGTGAAAGCCATGTTTGGTGAAGATGTGGACCTGGTTCATTCCTCAGGTGTGCCTATCCCCATTAACGAGTTTGGCTTTTTACTTCAGACTTTGCAACATGGAGAAAGCTATTTCCTG GTTTCTAGAGTAACTTAA